A genome region from Labilibaculum antarcticum includes the following:
- a CDS encoding FadR/GntR family transcriptional regulator encodes MGILESFKTIEVESPVDKIIRQIRDLIIAGYLKAGDKLPSERKLSEKFGIGRTHIRNAIKKLEFYGILTANPQSGVIVNGADMVAMIGLITNVMKIESPDFFSLVETRCFMEVFSVQQAAVRRTENDILKLREALANFEEKVMNNLPAEQEDFIFHLKIVEACHNSVIKALMLIVLPDILEIYRREKVCVKEEAEKSLNEHQNILEAIVNQDSDVATDYMNEHLKDVLEFSKRKLNL; translated from the coding sequence ATGGGAATTTTAGAGAGTTTTAAAACTATAGAGGTAGAAAGTCCGGTTGATAAAATAATCCGTCAGATCAGAGATTTGATAATTGCAGGATATTTAAAAGCAGGAGATAAATTACCATCGGAAAGAAAGCTTTCGGAGAAATTTGGTATTGGTAGAACTCACATTAGAAATGCGATAAAAAAATTGGAGTTCTACGGTATATTAACAGCAAATCCACAAAGTGGTGTAATTGTTAATGGTGCCGATATGGTTGCTATGATTGGTTTGATCACAAATGTGATGAAGATTGAAAGTCCTGATTTCTTTTCCTTGGTGGAAACGAGATGCTTTATGGAGGTGTTTTCTGTTCAGCAAGCTGCAGTAAGAAGAACTGAAAATGACATCTTAAAACTTAGAGAAGCTCTTGCCAATTTCGAGGAGAAGGTGATGAATAATCTGCCTGCCGAACAGGAAGATTTCATATTTCATTTAAAAATTGTCGAAGCATGTCACAATTCTGTGATTAAAGCTCTAATGTTAATTGTTTTACCTGATATTCTTGAGATTTATCGTCGTGAAAAGGTTTGTGTTAAAGAGGAAGCTGAAAAATCATTAAACGAGCATCAAAATATCTTAGAAGCAATTGTAAATCAGGATTCAGATGTGGCAACAGATTATATGAATGAGCATCTTAAGGATGTTCTGGAATTCAGTAAAAGAAAATTAAATCTCTGA
- a CDS encoding RagB/SusD family nutrient uptake outer membrane protein: MKKYKYLLLLLIGLSMFGCSDLEEEPVGLLAPETFFTSLDKIQIAVNGAYGHMQHRYFMSRAMSMSLMLGSDMVDLNPAVTQAERIQFNDVSLLADNSNIANYWPKCYQIIGAANQAIAGAELVDADAAEENAIIAQAYFARAFTYFHLVRQFGAIPYLTEPVTDVQAAAIISKTSAADVYTNIIADLEFAKEWLPNTQVARSIPAKSAASSYLALVYLTMGDYQNAYDEAKEVIDNEGVYDLGLESDFQDLYDYSKTDASKEPIFVIDFIGTSDGDQGRDYLAAYTGIRSDEQYGYSGGWSVLVPSVAVYTTWNDQDYRKAVSLDATGVFGGEVHPYTEFTNFYGASVNSPHIAKYTRKAGPASNGNGRNTNSNYLMMRYAEVLLIAAESLNEITPGTAEAEGYVNRVRARARSGAAGSTPSAVPANVSGLSQDNFRTLVLEDRKLELAFECKRWYDIARRKMGNEVFSASGLEGLKAQFNPNQNYLFPLPANELVRNSNLLPQNAGY; this comes from the coding sequence ATGAAAAAATATAAATATTTATTATTATTATTGATAGGATTATCAATGTTTGGATGTTCAGATTTAGAGGAAGAGCCTGTAGGTTTATTAGCACCTGAAACTTTTTTTACATCCTTAGATAAAATACAAATTGCTGTAAATGGTGCTTATGGCCATATGCAACATAGATATTTTATGTCCAGAGCGATGTCAATGTCTCTTATGTTGGGCAGTGACATGGTAGATCTTAATCCTGCCGTTACACAGGCAGAAAGAATTCAGTTTAATGACGTAAGTCTTCTAGCTGATAATTCAAATATTGCTAATTATTGGCCAAAATGTTATCAAATTATTGGCGCTGCTAATCAAGCTATTGCAGGAGCAGAATTGGTAGATGCCGATGCTGCTGAAGAAAATGCAATTATTGCGCAAGCTTATTTTGCAAGAGCATTTACGTATTTTCATTTAGTAAGACAATTTGGAGCTATTCCTTATTTAACTGAACCGGTAACAGATGTACAAGCAGCAGCTATTATTAGCAAAACTTCAGCTGCTGATGTATATACAAATATTATTGCAGATTTAGAGTTCGCTAAAGAATGGTTGCCAAATACCCAAGTAGCGAGATCTATACCTGCTAAATCAGCGGCTAGTTCTTATTTAGCCTTGGTGTATTTAACCATGGGAGACTATCAAAACGCGTATGATGAGGCCAAAGAGGTTATTGATAATGAAGGGGTTTATGATTTAGGTTTAGAATCTGATTTTCAAGATTTATATGATTATTCTAAAACAGATGCTTCTAAAGAACCAATATTTGTAATAGATTTTATTGGAACTTCCGATGGAGATCAGGGGAGAGATTATTTAGCAGCATATACAGGTATTCGAAGCGATGAGCAGTATGGTTATTCTGGAGGTTGGTCTGTATTGGTCCCTTCTGTAGCTGTATATACTACTTGGAATGATCAAGATTATAGAAAAGCAGTTAGTCTTGATGCTACAGGCGTTTTTGGTGGTGAAGTACATCCTTATACCGAGTTTACAAATTTCTACGGTGCAAGTGTAAATAGTCCACATATTGCAAAATATACACGTAAAGCAGGACCAGCTTCTAATGGAAATGGTAGAAATACAAATAGTAATTATTTGATGATGCGTTATGCAGAAGTATTGCTAATTGCTGCAGAATCATTAAATGAAATTACTCCAGGAACTGCAGAGGCCGAAGGTTATGTGAATCGAGTTAGAGCTAGAGCAAGATCTGGAGCAGCAGGTAGTACGCCAAGTGCTGTCCCTGCCAACGTTTCTGGATTATCTCAAGACAATTTTAGAACTTTGGTTTTAGAAGATCGAAAATTGGAGTTGGCTTTTGAGTGTAAAAGATGGTACGACATTGCTAGAAGAAAAATGGGAAATGAAGTATTTAGTGCTTCTGGATTAGAAGGATTAAAAGCACAATTTAACCCGAATCAAAATTATTTATTTCCATTACCTGCAAATGAATTAGTAAGAAATTCGAAC
- a CDS encoding acyl-CoA dehydrogenase family protein, with product MSTNFSEYLQAFEKSLKSAFHEREDINQFSSQRGLPPLAMREVMSVNPLSVAIPENYGGRGIKVKECLGILSAAAYESLPLSLTFGINIGLFLEPVAKYANEIVKKDIFQRFLNKQNMGGLMITEPEHGSGALNMQTSYTETDDRFHIKGTKHWQGLTGMADYWLITSRQQKQDGQLGRDIGFFICDVTQENQQVIVEEYYDNLGLYMIPYGKNKLDLQIPKQFKLEPETTGIKMMLDILHRSRMQFPGMGLGFIKRMMDEALDQCKNRMVGGKSLISYDQVQFQIAKIQSAFTICSAFCARSSTKSSIENDLSADGIEANSVKTIVTDLMQESAQTLVQLSGAKGYRLSHIGGRGIVDSRPFQIFEGANEMLYTQISEMVIKLMKKKKEFNLFQFLKNFDLTSKASEFFKKQTNFSLNTDLPQRKLVDLGRAIGRIVSAGLVIDLDEKGFRKDLIENCLSSLDQDISNLIYSYHNNSKITSVNEYQDGSSWLEFS from the coding sequence ATGAGTACAAATTTTTCTGAATACTTACAGGCTTTTGAGAAGAGCCTAAAATCTGCTTTTCACGAACGAGAGGACATTAATCAATTTAGTTCACAACGAGGCTTACCTCCTTTGGCGATGAGAGAAGTTATGTCAGTGAATCCTCTTTCAGTTGCAATTCCCGAAAATTACGGTGGTCGAGGTATTAAGGTAAAAGAATGTCTGGGTATACTATCCGCTGCAGCTTACGAATCTCTTCCTTTATCACTAACCTTTGGCATTAATATTGGTCTTTTTCTTGAACCTGTGGCTAAATACGCAAATGAAATTGTAAAAAAGGATATTTTCCAACGATTCCTAAACAAGCAGAATATGGGCGGTTTAATGATAACCGAACCTGAACACGGAAGTGGTGCTTTAAATATGCAGACCTCATACACTGAGACTGATGATCGTTTTCATATTAAAGGAACAAAACATTGGCAAGGACTTACCGGTATGGCTGACTATTGGTTAATTACATCGCGCCAGCAAAAGCAAGATGGACAACTGGGAAGAGATATCGGCTTTTTCATTTGCGATGTAACTCAAGAAAACCAACAAGTTATTGTTGAGGAGTACTACGACAACCTTGGATTATACATGATCCCTTACGGCAAAAACAAGCTGGACTTACAAATCCCAAAACAGTTCAAATTAGAACCAGAAACTACCGGTATTAAAATGATGCTTGATATTCTACATCGCAGCAGAATGCAATTCCCAGGTATGGGACTCGGTTTTATAAAAAGAATGATGGATGAAGCTTTGGATCAATGTAAAAACAGAATGGTTGGTGGCAAGAGTCTAATCTCTTACGATCAGGTACAATTTCAAATTGCTAAAATTCAGAGTGCCTTTACGATATGTTCTGCATTTTGCGCAAGAAGCAGCACAAAAAGCAGTATCGAAAATGATCTTTCGGCAGATGGAATTGAGGCCAACAGTGTAAAAACCATTGTGACTGATTTAATGCAGGAATCTGCCCAGACGCTGGTTCAACTATCTGGTGCAAAAGGCTATCGCCTTAGTCATATTGGCGGTAGAGGAATTGTAGATAGTCGCCCGTTTCAAATTTTTGAAGGAGCAAATGAAATGCTCTACACTCAAATTTCGGAAATGGTAATAAAACTAATGAAGAAGAAAAAGGAATTCAACTTGTTTCAATTTCTAAAAAACTTCGATTTAACAAGTAAAGCATCTGAATTCTTTAAAAAGCAAACCAATTTTTCTTTAAACACCGATTTACCACAACGTAAATTAGTTGATCTGGGAAGAGCAATAGGTAGAATTGTATCGGCAGGATTAGTAATTGACCTCGATGAAAAAGGATTCAGAAAAGACTTAATTGAAAACTGTTTATCTTCTCTTGATCAAGACATAAGTAACCTGATCTATTCTTACCACAACAACAGTAAAATTACGAGTGTTAATGAATATCAAGACGGAAGTTCCTGGCTTGAATTCTCCTAA
- a CDS encoding integrase core domain-containing protein, whose protein sequence is MPRCDPYANAIAERMNGILKQEFLLEQYLVKLPVMKELIKHSVRKFNVLRPHWSCYMRMPDRMHKQREIKIKTYKNSTCKI, encoded by the coding sequence ATGCCTCGTTGTGATCCTTATGCCAATGCGATAGCCGAAAGAATGAATGGGATATTAAAACAAGAATTTTTACTAGAACAATATCTGGTAAAACTACCGGTGATGAAAGAGTTAATTAAACACAGTGTGAGAAAATTTAATGTATTAAGACCGCATTGGTCTTGTTATATGAGAATGCCAGATAGGATGCATAAACAACGAGAAATAAAGATCAAAACCTATAAAAACAGCACATGTAAAATTTAA
- a CDS encoding SusC/RagA family TonB-linked outer membrane protein — translation MKRKILMLMVLLTGFSSYLFAQQTISGNVVDKVDNSPLIGVSVYEKGTTNGTVTDFDGNYTLSVAGEESIMVFSFIGYVPVEKPVGSLTTFDVLMESDTESLDEVIVVGYGARRKSDVTGSVSSVKSSEINAFPVLDAAQALQGRAAGVVVQSNNGGEPGAPISIKIRGNTSINASSAPLIVVDGFVGATMPQSNDIQSMEILKDASATAIYGSRGSNGVVLVTTKKGKSGKLSVEVNSNYSIQNTADKLDLLNAAEFAAYQQISNPSYVQGPEDTDWQDLLYRQGSTQNHQFSFSGGSDKINFYASANYFKQEGVVINSNYEKLTFLSNIEAQVTDKLKLGFNLYSSRGDKDGVSTQSTGETANGGGDDVISLMFRFMPDLGIKDENGLNTTNTIGDNIDNPYAVATEAVNRTKTDINRANLSANYDIIEGLTFRTTFGYSTTNQTVGVFRPSTLIVTAGGGTGGKASISNLKRSNVLNENYLTYKTEIGKGDLTLLAGYSYQKTTSERFSAGAQGFIDDSFSYYNLGGSEVTSIPTSSFTEQEIQSQFGRVNYDYDDKYLLTATVRRDGASNFAKNEKYAIFPSAAIGWKVSNEDFLKDNDKISNLKIRASYGVTGNQAISPYESFSSLSPIFSGINGQVVGAVVPDQAANDNLKWESSYQTNIGVDLGLLDNKISLSLDYYNIDTKDLLLEDASQPEYLGFSTLASIRNVGEINNRGFEISLNTRNISKENFTWTTDFNWSTNKNEVVSLINGIDVFQNAAPGYFSVSRTHILREGEEVGLFWGYDYQGVYQGGDLPEGTATYAGAVAGDPLFTDIDGSGDITTDDQKVIGNPNPDWNMGITNTFTYKNFDLNIFFQGSYGGDVFNLTNVQLYNGDSNGLKDVLNAWTPTNTDTDVPRVVASRGREISSRFVEDGSYIRLKSVALGYSLPSDITRKLGLNFVRFSVSAQNLLTFTNYSGLDPEVSYFGSGGESSGASNTTQGFDFGNYPTVKSMTFSLQVKF, via the coding sequence ATGAAAAGAAAAATCCTAATGCTAATGGTTTTGTTAACAGGATTCTCTTCCTATCTGTTTGCTCAGCAAACGATTTCGGGGAATGTTGTTGATAAAGTAGATAACTCTCCTTTAATAGGAGTGAGTGTATATGAAAAGGGAACGACAAATGGTACTGTTACTGATTTTGATGGAAATTACACATTAAGTGTTGCTGGAGAAGAAAGTATCATGGTTTTCTCATTTATAGGTTATGTTCCTGTTGAAAAGCCGGTGGGTTCATTAACTACTTTTGATGTGCTAATGGAGTCGGATACAGAAAGTCTTGATGAGGTTATTGTAGTCGGTTACGGAGCTCGTAGAAAAAGTGATGTAACAGGTTCTGTATCTTCGGTTAAGTCTAGTGAAATAAATGCATTTCCTGTGCTAGATGCAGCACAAGCGCTTCAAGGACGTGCAGCTGGTGTTGTTGTACAATCTAATAATGGTGGTGAGCCTGGAGCCCCTATCAGTATAAAAATTAGAGGAAATACGTCTATTAATGCAAGTAGTGCTCCACTTATTGTTGTCGATGGTTTTGTAGGTGCAACGATGCCACAGTCAAATGACATTCAATCTATGGAGATTTTGAAAGATGCATCAGCAACCGCGATATATGGTTCTAGAGGTTCAAACGGGGTTGTTTTAGTAACTACAAAAAAAGGTAAAAGTGGTAAGTTATCTGTTGAAGTTAACTCTAATTATTCTATTCAAAATACTGCAGATAAACTAGATTTATTAAATGCAGCTGAATTTGCAGCTTATCAACAGATATCAAATCCTAGCTATGTTCAAGGACCTGAAGATACAGATTGGCAAGACCTATTGTATAGACAAGGTAGTACTCAGAATCATCAATTTTCTTTTTCAGGAGGAAGTGATAAAATTAACTTTTATGCTTCAGCTAATTATTTTAAACAAGAAGGGGTTGTTATCAATTCAAATTATGAGAAACTAACTTTCTTGTCAAATATTGAGGCGCAAGTAACGGATAAATTGAAATTAGGTTTTAATCTTTATAGCAGTAGAGGAGATAAAGATGGAGTTTCTACACAATCAACTGGTGAAACAGCCAATGGTGGTGGAGATGATGTTATTTCATTGATGTTTAGATTTATGCCAGATTTAGGAATAAAAGATGAAAACGGTTTAAATACAACTAATACGATAGGTGATAATATTGATAATCCGTATGCCGTTGCTACTGAAGCTGTAAATAGAACTAAAACAGATATTAACAGAGCAAATTTATCTGCAAATTATGATATTATAGAAGGTCTTACTTTTAGAACTACGTTTGGTTATAGTACAACAAATCAAACTGTAGGGGTTTTTAGACCATCAACATTAATTGTTACAGCTGGAGGTGGTACAGGTGGAAAAGCAAGTATATCAAATCTTAAAAGATCAAACGTATTGAATGAGAATTACTTGACTTATAAAACTGAAATAGGGAAAGGTGATTTAACCTTATTGGCAGGTTATTCTTATCAAAAAACTACTTCAGAAAGATTTTCTGCAGGTGCTCAAGGCTTTATTGATGATAGTTTTTCTTACTATAATTTAGGGGGTAGTGAGGTTACTTCTATACCTACTTCATCTTTTACAGAACAAGAAATTCAATCTCAATTCGGTAGGGTTAATTATGATTATGATGATAAATATTTATTAACAGCTACAGTAAGAAGAGATGGGGCATCTAATTTTGCGAAAAATGAAAAATATGCCATTTTCCCTTCTGCTGCTATTGGTTGGAAAGTGTCGAATGAAGACTTTTTAAAAGATAATGATAAGATTTCAAATTTAAAGATAAGAGCTAGTTATGGTGTAACTGGTAACCAGGCAATTAGTCCTTATGAATCATTTTCAAGTTTAAGCCCTATTTTTAGTGGAATTAATGGACAGGTTGTAGGTGCTGTTGTGCCAGATCAAGCTGCTAATGATAATTTGAAATGGGAATCTTCCTACCAAACAAATATTGGTGTAGATTTAGGCTTACTCGATAATAAAATTTCACTTTCATTAGACTATTATAATATTGATACGAAAGATCTTCTTTTAGAGGATGCAAGTCAACCAGAATATCTTGGTTTCTCAACATTAGCAAGTATCAGAAATGTAGGGGAGATTAATAATAGAGGATTTGAAATTTCTTTAAATACAAGAAATATAAGTAAGGAAAATTTTACTTGGACTACAGATTTTAATTGGTCTACAAATAAAAACGAGGTTGTATCATTAATTAATGGTATAGATGTATTTCAGAATGCTGCGCCAGGATATTTTAGCGTTTCACGTACACATATTTTAAGAGAAGGTGAAGAAGTTGGTCTTTTTTGGGGCTATGATTATCAAGGTGTTTACCAAGGTGGTGATTTGCCAGAAGGTACAGCTACTTATGCGGGAGCCGTAGCAGGAGATCCATTGTTTACAGATATAGATGGTAGTGGCGATATTACTACTGATGATCAAAAAGTAATAGGAAACCCTAATCCAGATTGGAATATGGGTATTACAAATACTTTTACTTACAAAAACTTTGATTTAAATATCTTTTTTCAAGGTTCTTATGGTGGTGATGTTTTTAATCTTACAAATGTACAGTTGTATAATGGAGATTCGAATGGACTTAAAGATGTTTTAAATGCATGGACACCAACAAATACAGACACAGACGTACCTCGCGTTGTAGCTAGTAGGGGAAGAGAGATTTCTTCACGATTTGTGGAGGATGGTAGTTATATTAGATTGAAAAGTGTAGCCTTAGGCTATAGTTTACCTTCAGATATTACTAGAAAGTTAGGTCTGAATTTCGTTAGATTTTCTGTTAGTGCACAGAATCTATTAACTTTTACAAATTACTCTGGTTTAGATCCTGAAGTAAGTTATTTTGGTTCCGGTGGTGAAAGTAGCGGAGCAAGTAATACAACTCAAGGGTTTGATTTTGGAAATTATCCAACTGTTAAATCAATGACTTTTAGCCTTCAGGTAAAATTTTAA